In Wolbachia endosymbiont of Spodoptera picta, a single window of DNA contains:
- a CDS encoding metal ABC transporter permease: MLEIFTQSFFINSLIVVIMISLVTGALGSFMIWQRLSYLGDSLSHSSLLGIALALIFNISPSVSIMLIAIMFAILLSLNFNKLYSADTILNIVTNVVLSSSLILMSFLPSGNNSIISSLFGDILMIDQSNIISIFLTSVIVTLILIFRWRYWLMISINQDLATVEKVNVNFVRLEFLIILAIFIAISAQLIGILLIAAFLLIPAASARLISKTPMQMIIVATVFSVISGVSGLILSASFDLLTGPAIILIAAVYLIIAYFIRLVLSRST, encoded by the coding sequence ATGTTAGAGATATTTACACAGAGTTTTTTTATAAACAGTCTAATTGTGGTAATTATGATTAGCCTAGTCACAGGAGCTCTAGGGTCATTTATGATATGGCAAAGGTTATCGTATTTGGGTGATAGTTTGTCCCATTCTTCATTGCTTGGTATTGCACTTGCTTTGATCTTTAATATCAGCCCATCAGTAAGTATAATGCTCATTGCAATTATGTTTGCTATACTACTTTCTCTTAATTTTAATAAATTATACTCTGCTGATACGATATTGAACATAGTTACCAATGTAGTTTTATCATCGAGTTTAATACTTATGTCTTTTCTTCCATCAGGTAATAATAGTATTATTAGCTCACTTTTTGGTGACATATTAATGATTGACCAAAGTAATATAATATCAATTTTTCTAACCTCCGTAATAGTTACTTTGATATTAATATTTAGATGGCGCTATTGGCTGATGATTTCGATTAATCAAGATTTGGCAACAGTTGAGAAAGTAAATGTTAATTTTGTTAGGCTAGAATTTTTGATTATACTCGCTATCTTTATTGCAATTTCTGCTCAATTAATAGGAATATTACTCATTGCTGCATTTTTGTTAATACCTGCTGCATCAGCAAGACTCATTTCAAAAACTCCAATGCAAATGATTATTGTTGCAACAGTTTTTTCTGTGATTTCTGGAGTATCAGGTTTGATATTATCTGCAAGTTTTGACTTATTAACTGGACCTGCAATTATACTTATCGCAGCTGTGTATTTAATCATTGCTTATTTTATAAGATTGGTGTTAAGTAGATCGACTTAA
- the holA gene encoding DNA polymerase III subunit delta, giving the protein MRITPSKVKKFLEKPDTLSGVLIHGSDNSKVDIFVQEIIANLNEYSVQVMDFAVVNKSPGLLFSELANISMFTKKRLVKLINVSGSISKELRNILDNNIGDHYIVMIANDLPYSSTTKSYMESSKIFGVITCYKDSGSNLCDIISSYLKQNDIECTSEIIYHLQSYFNHSKLPIYSELEKLVLYLGKRKDLKLADIDLCFSTSGNDYVTLDNLCSAIVSKDMGQFIKISDVLILQENFSPIALIRIISNYFLRLESVLLLIQNGMNEQAAIDQLSPPLFFKQLQSFKSHLKSLQLSELKKILENLMSLEVTCKRTDLDHKMIFQHEINYWCYSFSRVVK; this is encoded by the coding sequence ATGAGAATCACGCCATCTAAAGTTAAAAAATTCCTTGAGAAACCCGATACTTTAAGTGGTGTATTAATTCATGGGAGTGACAATAGTAAGGTCGATATTTTTGTACAGGAAATAATTGCCAACTTGAATGAGTATTCAGTTCAGGTGATGGATTTTGCAGTAGTGAATAAGTCGCCTGGCTTGTTATTTTCCGAGTTGGCAAACATTTCGATGTTTACTAAAAAAAGGTTAGTTAAGCTGATAAATGTCAGTGGAAGTATATCTAAAGAGTTAAGAAACATATTGGATAATAATATAGGCGATCATTATATAGTAATGATAGCAAATGATCTTCCATATAGTTCTACAACTAAAAGTTATATGGAAAGCTCAAAAATTTTCGGTGTCATTACCTGCTATAAGGACAGCGGTAGTAATCTTTGTGATATTATATCAAGTTACTTGAAACAAAATGATATAGAGTGCACAAGTGAGATAATCTACCACTTGCAGTCTTATTTTAATCATAGCAAACTGCCTATATATTCAGAGCTTGAAAAATTAGTTTTATATCTAGGAAAAAGAAAAGATCTTAAACTTGCTGATATAGATCTATGCTTTTCAACCTCCGGCAATGATTATGTTACACTTGATAATCTGTGCTCTGCAATAGTGAGTAAAGACATGGGACAATTCATCAAAATTTCCGATGTATTGATATTACAAGAGAATTTTTCACCGATAGCATTAATCCGTATTATATCAAATTATTTTCTACGGCTAGAAAGCGTTTTGCTGTTAATACAAAATGGAATGAATGAACAAGCTGCAATTGACCAGCTGAGTCCTCCATTGTTCTTCAAACAATTGCAGAGTTTTAAATCTCATTTGAAAAGTTTGCAACTTTCAGAACTTAAGAAGATCTTAGAAAATTTGATGAGCTTGGAAGTGACCTGTAAAAGAACTGACTTGGACCATAAAATGATCTTTCAGCATGAGATTAACTATTGGTGTTATTCGTTCAGCAGAGTAGTAAAATAA
- the gltX gene encoding glutamate--tRNA ligase — translation MLTRFAPSPTGYLHVGNIRTALICWMYTRNQNGKFLLRFDDTDLERSDIKYVDNIIEDLKWIGINWNSSFKQSERFERYNEVFLQLMKEGHIYACYETREELDTKRKLQLKQGLPPIYNKGALLLTEQEKIRYEQEGRKPHFRFKLDRNKTVKWNDEVKGEINIATIHISDPVVKREDGIYTYMLPSVIDDIDFNVTHVVRGEDHVTNTAVQIQMIQALKAKIPIFAHLPLLHFDDSKISKRKGGLDVKSIREDEIEPMALISYLAKLGTSDPIEAHVDMQPLIDSFDIKKFSSASLQFSLSEMYKLNSKVLQQMPFEMVQDRLSQIGSEFWYFIRNNINRFSEVAKWWQVCKSNIEPVVINKEFIKIALSTLPQGDCNENTLSEWVKNIRQTVDIKAKDLFMQLRLALTGTETGPKLAKLLIFIGRESIVARLEENHTKGLNAPNVFE, via the coding sequence ATGCTAACAAGATTCGCTCCAAGCCCAACTGGCTACCTACATGTAGGAAACATACGCACTGCACTCATTTGTTGGATGTACACACGTAATCAAAATGGAAAATTTTTACTACGTTTTGATGATACTGATCTTGAGCGTTCAGATATCAAATATGTAGATAATATCATAGAAGACCTAAAATGGATTGGCATAAATTGGAATTCAAGTTTTAAGCAATCAGAGCGTTTTGAGCGCTATAACGAGGTGTTCTTACAGTTAATGAAAGAAGGTCATATTTATGCATGTTATGAAACAAGAGAAGAATTAGACACTAAACGAAAATTGCAATTAAAACAAGGTCTTCCCCCTATTTACAATAAAGGTGCGTTGCTTTTAACTGAGCAAGAGAAAATTCGTTATGAGCAAGAAGGGCGAAAACCACATTTCAGATTTAAATTGGATAGAAATAAAACTGTAAAATGGAATGATGAAGTTAAAGGCGAAATAAATATTGCAACAATTCATATCAGCGATCCTGTAGTAAAAAGAGAAGATGGAATTTATACGTACATGCTACCTTCTGTTATTGATGACATTGACTTTAATGTAACCCATGTTGTACGTGGGGAAGATCATGTAACTAATACCGCAGTTCAGATTCAAATGATTCAAGCATTAAAAGCGAAAATTCCTATCTTTGCCCACCTTCCCCTACTACACTTTGATGATAGCAAAATATCGAAACGGAAAGGCGGGCTGGATGTCAAGTCCATAAGAGAAGATGAGATTGAACCAATGGCGCTAATTAGCTATTTAGCAAAACTTGGAACATCTGATCCAATAGAAGCTCATGTTGATATGCAGCCTTTAATTGACTCATTTGATATCAAAAAATTTAGCTCAGCATCTTTACAATTCAGCTTGAGTGAAATGTATAAGCTAAATAGCAAAGTGCTGCAACAAATGCCATTTGAAATGGTGCAAGATCGTTTAAGTCAAATTGGTTCAGAGTTTTGGTATTTTATAAGAAACAACATAAACAGGTTTTCTGAGGTGGCCAAATGGTGGCAAGTATGTAAATCCAATATAGAGCCTGTGGTTATTAATAAAGAATTTATAAAAATAGCGCTAAGTACATTACCTCAAGGTGATTGTAATGAAAACACATTATCAGAGTGGGTTAAAAATATTCGACAGACAGTTGATATAAAGGCAAAAGATCTATTTATGCAGTTGCGCCTCGCTTTAACAGGAACAGAAACAGGTCCAAAACTCGCTAAATTATTAATTTTTATCGGTAGAGAGAGCATCGTTGCAAGGTTAGAAGAAAATCATACAAAAGGTTTAAATGCACCGAATGTATTTGAATGA
- the typA gene encoding translational GTPase TypA, with product MSEFKSIRNIAIIAHVDHGKTTLLDNMLKQSGTFRENQEVQERVMDSGDQERERGITILAKCTSIMWGDEKINIIDTPGHADFGGEVERVLCMADGVLLLVDAAEGPMPQTKFVLSKALKANLKPIVIINKVDRPDSRIDEVLNEIYELFFNLDATNEQLDFPVLYASGRNGWCAKELSDERKDLSPLFSTVIDYIKPSVYDQNAPFAMLVTLLESDKFLGRILTGKIYQGIAQVNSDLKVIDLDGQVVERGRLTKLLSFSGLKRVPVEQAVAGDIIAIAGLEKASVSDTIAAPEVTTAISSTPVDPPTMAITISVNDSPFAGQEGTKLTSTVIKDRLYAEAETNVAITVTLAPSGEAFEVGGRGELQLGVLIENMRREGFELSVSRPRVLFKEEDGKKLEPIEEVVIDVDDEYSGIIMEKLSFRKGEVTDMRPSGSGRTRLTFLVPSRGLIGYQGEFLTDSRGTGIINRLFHSYAPHKGSISGRRNGVLISTDKGEAVAYAIFNLQDRGIMFIKPQDKVYCGMIVGQHSRDNDLEINVLKGKQLTNVRASGSDEAIKLTPPKIMTLEDMIAYIDDDELVEVTPKSIRLRKKFLDPNERKRAGRAKNKE from the coding sequence ATGAGTGAATTTAAATCAATCCGCAATATTGCAATAATTGCACACGTTGACCACGGAAAAACTACTTTACTTGATAACATGTTAAAACAAAGTGGCACGTTTCGTGAGAATCAAGAAGTTCAAGAACGAGTGATGGATAGTGGTGATCAAGAACGTGAACGTGGGATTACAATACTTGCAAAATGTACGTCAATAATGTGGGGTGATGAGAAAATCAATATCATTGATACACCAGGACATGCGGATTTTGGTGGAGAAGTGGAAAGGGTGCTCTGCATGGCAGATGGTGTATTACTACTGGTTGATGCTGCAGAAGGTCCAATGCCACAGACTAAGTTTGTGTTGTCAAAAGCACTAAAGGCAAATTTAAAACCGATTGTGATAATCAATAAGGTTGATCGACCAGACAGCAGAATTGATGAAGTACTAAATGAAATATATGAGTTATTTTTTAACCTTGATGCAACCAACGAGCAACTAGATTTTCCAGTACTCTATGCTTCAGGTAGAAATGGTTGGTGTGCTAAGGAGCTATCTGATGAGAGAAAAGATTTAAGCCCATTATTTTCAACGGTGATAGATTACATAAAACCTTCCGTTTATGATCAAAATGCACCTTTTGCTATGCTAGTTACTTTACTTGAATCTGATAAATTTCTTGGCAGAATATTGACAGGAAAGATCTACCAAGGAATCGCGCAAGTTAACTCAGATCTTAAGGTAATTGATCTTGATGGTCAAGTGGTTGAGCGAGGGAGATTAACTAAGTTACTCTCATTTTCTGGCTTAAAACGCGTTCCAGTAGAGCAAGCTGTAGCTGGTGATATCATTGCCATTGCAGGACTTGAGAAAGCTTCAGTTTCAGACACTATAGCAGCACCAGAAGTTACAACTGCGATCAGCTCAACTCCAGTTGACCCGCCAACAATGGCGATTACTATAAGCGTTAATGACTCACCTTTTGCTGGTCAAGAGGGAACAAAACTTACCTCAACTGTTATAAAAGATCGTTTATATGCAGAAGCAGAAACAAACGTTGCAATTACTGTAACTTTGGCTCCAAGTGGTGAAGCATTTGAAGTAGGTGGACGTGGTGAGTTGCAGCTTGGGGTACTGATTGAAAATATGAGAAGGGAAGGTTTTGAACTTTCAGTTTCACGGCCTCGAGTGCTGTTTAAAGAAGAAGATGGCAAAAAACTTGAACCTATAGAGGAAGTAGTAATTGATGTAGATGATGAGTATAGTGGAATCATCATGGAAAAACTTAGCTTTCGAAAAGGTGAAGTAACTGACATGAGACCTTCTGGTAGTGGCAGAACTAGGTTGACATTTTTAGTGCCATCAAGGGGATTAATTGGCTATCAAGGAGAATTTTTAACTGATTCTCGCGGCACTGGTATAATCAACCGTTTATTTCACAGTTATGCTCCACATAAAGGTTCAATTTCCGGAAGGCGTAATGGGGTTTTAATTTCAACAGACAAAGGTGAAGCGGTAGCGTATGCAATTTTCAATCTGCAAGATAGGGGAATTATGTTTATTAAGCCACAGGATAAAGTATATTGTGGCATGATCGTCGGTCAGCATAGTCGTGACAATGATTTAGAAATAAATGTACTTAAAGGTAAGCAATTAACAAACGTAAGAGCTTCAGGTAGCGATGAAGCTATAAAGCTTACTCCACCAAAAATAATGACACTGGAGGATATGATAGCATATATAGACGATGATGAATTGGTAGAAGTAACTCCAAAATCTATACGTTTGCGTAAGAAGTTCCTCGATCCAAATGAACGTAAACGTGCAGGAAGGGCGAAGAATAAAGAGTAA
- a CDS encoding CCA tRNA nucleotidyltransferase, which yields MQIDHETSVIIEAIEKFGGEARLVGGCVRDSILQREIHDIDLATNLLPNQTIKALKLCNIKSIPTGLKHGTITAILHKRSFEITTLRHDVKCDGRHAKVEFTNDWQADASRRDFTFNALYADKHGHIYDYFGGIQDLKARKLNFIGNAEDRIKEDYLRILRAFRFHAKICIGDLSDEILDVCKKHSHMIQNLSGERIREEIFKLLECDNPAPTFKSMQKSDVLQKIIPKEVKCEILSSPLLINTKPLTKSSAYVHTPFLDPTIDALTKLALLIRTAEDRVSLGEEVSKFLRLSNKQKKKILFLLSNNIKTELSEKEQKKYISLFGKELYCDLMKICGIESGINVDEYISFAKMFNIPKFPLSGNDLIIIGHQPGTNLGRNLELLRQHWEDSSYTLTKEELILYAKSFI from the coding sequence ATGCAAATTGATCACGAAACTAGTGTAATTATTGAGGCAATAGAGAAATTTGGTGGTGAGGCAAGGCTTGTTGGTGGGTGTGTTAGAGATTCAATTTTGCAGCGTGAAATTCACGATATTGATCTTGCTACTAATCTTCTGCCTAATCAAACAATTAAAGCGCTCAAGCTTTGCAATATAAAGAGTATTCCAACTGGCCTGAAACATGGAACTATCACTGCAATTTTACACAAGAGGTCCTTTGAGATTACAACGCTAAGGCATGATGTAAAGTGTGACGGTAGACATGCGAAGGTAGAGTTTACTAATGATTGGCAAGCTGATGCTTCAAGGCGCGACTTTACGTTTAATGCTCTTTATGCAGACAAGCATGGCCATATATACGACTACTTTGGTGGCATTCAGGACTTAAAAGCACGAAAGTTAAACTTTATAGGTAACGCTGAAGATAGGATTAAGGAAGACTATCTACGTATTTTAAGAGCGTTTCGTTTTCACGCTAAAATATGCATAGGAGATTTAAGTGATGAAATATTGGATGTGTGCAAAAAGCATTCGCACATGATTCAAAACCTCTCTGGAGAGAGAATAAGAGAAGAAATATTTAAATTGCTGGAATGTGATAATCCTGCTCCGACATTTAAGAGCATGCAAAAATCTGATGTTTTACAAAAAATCATTCCAAAAGAAGTAAAATGTGAAATTTTATCTTCACCACTTCTTATCAACACTAAACCTCTGACAAAATCCTCAGCGTATGTCCATACGCCTTTCCTAGATCCCACAATCGATGCACTAACAAAATTAGCGTTGCTTATTAGGACTGCTGAAGATAGAGTTAGTCTTGGGGAAGAAGTGAGCAAGTTTTTACGTCTTTCAAATAAGCAAAAGAAAAAAATATTATTTTTATTATCAAACAATATCAAAACAGAGCTTTCAGAAAAAGAGCAAAAGAAATACATATCTTTATTTGGTAAGGAATTATATTGTGACTTAATGAAGATTTGTGGTATTGAGTCTGGAATAAATGTTGATGAGTATATTTCATTTGCTAAGATGTTTAACATTCCAAAATTTCCTTTATCTGGGAATGATTTAATAATTATAGGTCATCAACCAGGAACAAATTTAGGTAGAAACTTGGAATTGCTACGACAACATTGGGAAGACAGCTCCTACACTTTAACAAAGGAGGAGCTGATACTTTATGCTAAAAGTTTTATCTAG
- a CDS encoding coiled-coil domain-containing protein translates to MLNANNKVNYEPSIKQKEKKYSLSTVLAWLYLKTIGRMLPEKWNQWAKSILHYNIADNVVQTDDLLNSNREKELKDENERLKEKLKEGSKKEENQSNLNQELTKKEKEITKLKEQVKSLGEEKEIFAKFFAAQAQQIEDLELENEELKSKLAGLKKNYSELVEIAQKRGEEFLAQFKEKSEEILHLNKELINLSTKFANEKERLLLDVEEKDSKINNLMQLNEILDQSKKAMEIEKNEQQQTIFTKDQKIKEQEDLIKSFHENKDINKTVRKENENLRVQKTELENEVSKLKNESDTQIKQLENQLKQQQAELKQAEEKNAEFRKKLESTQQQLEQEKTNLNTIEKKKQDLESEINELKEQARGKDAEVENLKQQLEKEKTNLNTIEKEKKELESEINELKEKVQKLKESNVEIKKQKADLEGKLKSSQGENKKLQKQVEHPSAKKQKILQHFLLEIIKKYLIKV, encoded by the coding sequence ATGCTGAATGCTAACAATAAGGTTAATTACGAACCTAGTATTAAACAAAAGGAAAAAAAATACAGCTTATCCACTGTGCTTGCTTGGCTATATCTAAAAACAATTGGACGAATGTTGCCAGAAAAGTGGAATCAATGGGCAAAGAGTATCCTACATTACAATATTGCAGATAATGTGGTTCAGACTGATGATCTTTTAAATTCTAACAGAGAAAAGGAATTGAAGGATGAAAATGAGAGATTAAAAGAAAAGTTGAAAGAAGGTAGTAAGAAGGAGGAAAATCAGTCAAATTTAAATCAGGAATTAACTAAAAAAGAGAAAGAAATTACTAAACTTAAAGAACAAGTAAAATCATTAGGAGAGGAAAAAGAAATATTTGCTAAATTTTTTGCAGCACAAGCACAGCAGATTGAAGACTTAGAATTAGAAAATGAAGAGTTAAAGTCTAAACTTGCAGGACTTAAAAAGAACTATAGTGAATTGGTAGAAATTGCACAAAAAAGAGGAGAAGAATTTTTAGCACAGTTCAAGGAAAAGTCTGAGGAGATATTACATTTGAATAAAGAATTAATTAACCTCAGCACAAAATTTGCGAATGAAAAAGAAAGGCTTTTATTAGACGTAGAAGAAAAAGACTCAAAAATTAATAACTTAATGCAGTTAAATGAAATATTAGATCAATCTAAGAAAGCAATGGAGATTGAAAAGAACGAACAACAGCAAACTATATTTACAAAAGACCAAAAAATAAAAGAACAAGAGGATTTAATAAAGTCATTTCATGAAAATAAAGATATAAATAAAACTGTGAGGAAAGAGAATGAAAACCTACGAGTGCAAAAAACAGAACTTGAGAATGAAGTTAGTAAGTTAAAAAACGAATCTGATACTCAAATAAAGCAATTAGAAAATCAACTTAAGCAACAACAAGCAGAATTAAAACAAGCTGAGGAAAAAAATGCTGAATTTAGAAAAAAATTGGAAAGTACTCAGCAACAATTAGAGCAAGAAAAGACTAATCTAAATACCATTGAAAAAAAGAAACAAGATTTAGAAAGTGAAATTAATGAATTGAAAGAACAAGCTAGGGGAAAAGATGCTGAAGTAGAGAATCTTAAACAACAATTAGAGAAAGAAAAGACTAATCTAAATACCATTGAAAAAGAGAAAAAAGAATTAGAAAGTGAAATTAACGAATTGAAAGAAAAAGTACAGAAATTAAAAGAAAGTAACGTTGAAATAAAGAAACAAAAGGCAGATTTGGAGGGAAAATTAAAATCTTCACAAGGGGAAAATAAAAAGCTACAAAAACAAGTTGAACATCCAAGTGCAAAAAAACAGAAAATATTACAACATTTTCTACTAGAAATAATAAAGAAATACCTAATCAAAGTTTGA